DNA sequence from the Candidatus Margulisiibacteriota bacterium genome:
TTCTTTTTTCTCGGTTACTATCTTGGCCAGCTGTATTATGGCGAAACCGGGGGGATTGTCGGGGCGATAGCGTTGCTGGTGGTAAGCCTTGGGGCGGTCCGCTTTATTGACCGTCTTTTTTCTAAGGGGAACCTCCCCAGGATAGTGGCGATATGCACGAAGCGACCGTAGCCGAAGCGATCCTCGGATTGGTGTTAAGGTCTATTCCCCCTGATGTTGTTCAGGTCAAGAAGATCAATTTAGTAGTCGGCTCTCTCTCCGGGATTGAAAAGGAATCGCTCATTCTCTATTTTGCCGAGTTAAGCAAGGGGGGGAAAGCGGCCGGGGCGGAATTAAACCTGACCCTTAAACCGGCCAAACTGGTCTGCACCGTTTGCGGCGAGGTCAACTTCTTTGATGGCCGGGAAAAGCTCCAGGAAAAATGCCTCTCTTGCGGCGGCCTGAACAGGCTGGAGACCGAAAAACTCTTCTATATTGATAATGTTGAAGTGATCTGACGAAATATCGCCAGTTAACTGCTGAATTTTCCTCGATTTATCTCTAAATAACATATTCTCCTAGTGGCAATGAGATTGCTTTGTTACCTAGTATGAAGGAGGTGAATGGAGCAATAAAAGTATCGTTTTCGCAAATTTATTTAGGAGGAAAATAAAATGAAAATTGTTTCAAGTTTAATGCTAATCGTAATAATGGCCTCTATTGCTTCCGCGGAGATTATGTCGACCGGGGATCCGATTGGACAAGGGAAATTTGCGGTTAGTGGGAATTATGTCAAAGATTCAAAAGTTGGGACTATTGGCACAGATGATATGAATATGTCGACTTGGGGAGGGAATATCGGCTATGGATTGACCGACAAGCTGGATCTTTATTTAACTGCCTCTTCCTCAAATGTGGGGAATATGCCAACTGGTGTCGCAAGGTCAGCAGCCACAATCGGTTTAGTGACAAATTACCAATTTATGGAAGAAGGGGCCAATTCATCAATTTCAGTAGCCGGCCGACTTGGTTATAAATCAATGAGTTTTTCAGCCACTTCGTTTTCAGTAACTGCTAATAACATTGTTTCGCAATATATGGCGGCGGTTGAGATCAGCAAGAAGCTTTCCGCTTTTACTCCATATGTGGGTTTTGGATATTGCAACTATTATTCAGGCGGCAGTGATCCATCAACCCAGCTTGGCGTGACAGTTGGAGGGTCTTATGCCTGGCTGCCAAACAGTTCGATTCTCGTGGAATTAACCAGCAACACGGTTTCGGCGAGTTGGCTGCCGGCTTTTAGTAATTCGCAAATTGGGGTTGGGATAAATTACTATTTATAATTTTTAGACAGTTTTTACGTTGGGGGCCTGGGTTTACCCAGGTCCCCAATAGAGAAGGATCTTTCAAACGGATTGGTTTAGTGAGGAAAGGAATCAAGGGATCGAGGAACCGAGGGATTGAGGTAAAAAGAGAACAATGATAAAAACCTTCAAAGATCTAGTGGTATGGCAAAAGTCATATGTGTTGACGCTTGATGTGTATAAAGAAACAAAAGAATTTCCGAGTGACGAGAAATATGGGTTAACATCACAAATTAGGCGAGCGGCGGCTTCCATTCCTTTTAATATCGCGGAAGGGTATGGTCGCAGGTATTTGGGGCAATATATTCAGTTTCTTAAAGTTGCTTACGCGTCTGGAGCTGAACTTGAAACGCAACTGCTGTTGGCCAAAGACCTAGAATATCTTAATCAAGTTAAGTTTAATGATTTAATCGAGAAGCAAAATGAGATTGAAAGAATGCTGGCGGCTTTGATTAGGGCCTTAGGGGAGAGGCATCTAGGCATTAAGGTATCAAGGTGTCGAGAAGGGGAATAACCCCTTGGTCCCTTGATGCCTTGGCTTCTTGATCCCTTCCCCTTGCGTCCGCCGAAATCTCGCCACCTTATAAGAAAAATTGATTGCAATTTCTGGGAAAAAAGGATGATAATATTAGGTATAGTCAGGATGCCAGGTTTCAAGGCATCTAGTTGTCTAAGTATCGAGGCGTTCCTTGGCCGCTTGATGCCTCGAATCCTTGTCGTCTTGTCTCCTTGTTTTTCCTGGCAAAAAGATTGCTTATAAGCAAGAAGGGTGGTTATTAAAATGACGATAAAAAAAGTGGTTGGATTAATGTTGTTGGTGGCGGCTCTTTTTGGTTTGGTGATTGTTGGAGGAGGGTGCAGTACAAATTATGACGAGACTTATTATCAGGGACCAAATTGGACCCCGGAAGGGTTGATCTACTGCCAAAAGTCTGTGACTCACTATCAAAAAGACCCGTTGGGGACGATAACGCTGGGGACAGATTATTCTTATGTGACGATGGATACTGATGGGAATAACGAAACGACACTTCCATATAATGGCTACCCATATTATTCCCCCAAAGGGACGTATGTGGCGTTAATAAGTGGAAAAACAATTTCAATAATTAGGAGATCTGATAATCAGCAGGTTTATAGCT
Encoded proteins:
- a CDS encoding hydrogenase maturation nickel metallochaperone HypA, translating into MHEATVAEAILGLVLRSIPPDVVQVKKINLVVGSLSGIEKESLILYFAELSKGGKAAGAELNLTLKPAKLVCTVCGEVNFFDGREKLQEKCLSCGGLNRLETEKLFYIDNVEVI
- a CDS encoding four helix bundle protein, with translation MKTFKDLVVWQKSYVLTLDVYKETKEFPSDEKYGLTSQIRRAAASIPFNIAEGYGRRYLGQYIQFLKVAYASGAELETQLLLAKDLEYLNQVKFNDLIEKQNEIERMLAALIRALGERHLGIKVSRCREGE